In bacterium, the sequence GCGTGTGGGCGGCGGGCGTTTCGCCCGCGATTTCATTTTCCTCGACGTTCGAGGCCAGCGCCTCGAACCGAAGGCCGATGTCGCCGAGCATCGCCCGGCGGCGCGGGCTGGCGCTCGCGAGGATCAGCCGGGCAAAAAGGTCGCGCGTCGGGTTGGGAGAGGTCATGGCGGGGAAATCGCGGAGAGCGTTATCCTTCGTCGGGGCGCGCGGCTACCGGGCGCCCTCGATGCGTTGCTTGAACTGGTTCAGCATCGACGGGAAACTTTTCTCGATGATGCCGTTGACGACGCCTTTGGGCACGAGCAGCCCGAGATCGAGATCCGCGGAATAGGTGGCCTTCGTGACGCCGTTGCCGAGTTTCTCGAGTTTCCAGCCCCCGTCGTTTCGTTTCATGAGTCCCGACGCGCTCATCAGCGTCCAGGTCAGGCTTTTGCCCTTTTCGCCGACGAGCTCCAGCACGTAGGTGATGTCGCGGATGACCGAGATTTTGAACTCGACGACGTAGCGCTCGTTTTTCGCGTCCTTCTCGATGACGCGCGTCCCTTTCACGTCCTTCAGGAACTCCGGATAGTTCTCGAAGTCGGTGATGACCTTGTAGCAAGCGGCCGGCGTGGCCTGGATTTCGATTGACCGTTGCGCACCGGGCATGCGCCTTCCCCCTTCTCGTTACGCGATCACGAAGTTGTAATACTGACGGGAACGGGCGTGAATGTCGAGACAAAGAGCACGAGGCACAAGACGGCCACAAGCATGCGCCCCCGCGCCATCGGCGTGCCCTCGTCGCTCACCGGCGGATGGTCGAGATTGACCAGATAAAGCAGCATCGACCACAAAAGCCACGGCCCGCCCGCGGACTCCACTCCCAGGTACGCCGTCACCGAGATGTGCGCGGCGAAAAGACCGATCAGCACCCCGCGCCCGACGCGCCTCGTGGACGAAGGCGCGAACGCCAGAAACCCCGCCGCCGCCACGTAGGCCGCGCCGGTGACGGCCGCGCGCGCATCGCCGCCGGGAATCAGATCGCCAAGCCCGCCCCATGCCGCCAGGGACAAAAACACGCCGCGCGAGATGATCGCATGCCGCTTGCCGAACGCGGCTTTCATGATGTGCCCGCCGTCGAGTTGCGCCGCGGGCATGAGATTCAGCGCGGTGACCAGGAATCCGAACCACGCGGCAAGGCCAAGCGGATGAAGATAGACGTCGGACCCTTCGGGGATCGATCCGTGAACGACAGACACGATCGCGGAAAACAACAGGCTGTCGCCAAGGACGATGTTCGCCCCCGCGGGCAGGGCCTTGACGGGCGAGAGCGCGATGCCCGCGACGGCCAGCGGCAGGGCCACGAGCATTCCCGCGATCGGCCCGGCGGCGCCGATGTCAAGAAGCGGCGCGCGGCCAAGCAACGATTTCATGCGGATGACCGCGCCCATCGTGCCGATGGCGAATGGCACGGGAATGAAAAACGGCAACGTCATCGGCACGCGATGACGCAGCCCCGCGAGGTAATGGCCAAGCTCGTGCGACAGCAAAATCGCCATCACGGCGCAGGCGAAGACGAACGATTCAAGCGAGGAGGGCGTCGCAAAAAGCGCGAGCGGATTGCCCGGGCGCGTCGCCCAGTAAACCGAAACGAGCGTGGCGAGAAACAAAAAGAGCTGGAGCCCCGGTCGGGTGCGCCAAGGGGCGCGGACCTGGACGTCGATGCGCGGATCGCTCACGCGCGCGATCCGCCGGCGGCGGCAGGGTGCATCCCGCTACTCCGCGTAGCCCGCCTCGATCTTTTCCTGCTCTTCCTTGCAGCGGATGCAAAGCGTCGCCACCGGGCGCACGAGCAGGCGCTGAATGCCGATTTCGTTGCCGCAGCGCTCGCAGTATCCGAAATCGTCGTCGCCGTTGCGGATGCGGTCGAGCGTCTCGTCGATCTTGGCCAATAGCACCGCCTCGCGGTCGCGAAGGCGCAGCGACAGCGACTCGTTCTGCTCGGCGGTCGCGAAATCGACCTCGTCGTTCAGGTCGTCCATGTTCACATTGCGAACGTCCTCGAGCGTGCCCATCGCGGAGGCGACAAGGCGCTGGCGCTCTTCCATGAGTTTTTCGCGAATCTGCTCGATCTCGTTCTTCTTCATGCGCTCCTCCGATACGTCTGCCGGCGGCGGTCCAGGTACTGGCGCAGCGCGGGCGAGACGTACAGGTTCTCGATGTCCGGTTCAAAACGCGCCAGCTCGTCGCAAAGCGCCGCGAGGCGCTCGCCGGGCTTGAGCCGCGAGTCGATGAAGATCACCTCGCTGCCGTTCAGGCGGCAGCTTCCGTGTGTCATCCGCACGGGACCCTGCGCGAGGCGTTCCACGCGCAACGTCACGCCGAGGTTCTCGGCGAGGCCTTCAAGCTCCGCGACCATGGTCGCCGCGTTTTGTCCGGTTGTCGTTGTCATTGAATGCTTCCGAACGGCGTTTGCTCGAAACGTTCCGGCATTAGAACAACGGCCTTTCGGGGTGTCAACGATTTTCGGGATGGCGGATTTCGGATTGCGGATTTCGGAATTTGAATCGCAGGAATCGCAGTTCAATACAAAGGCACAAAGGGCAAGGAGGGATATGGGTGGGGGGGGAGCGGATTCGTGCCGGAAAGCGTGTTCGTCAACTGTCCAGCAGGTCCATTTTGTCCATCGGCCAGGTTGGGCAGGGGCAGGGGAACATTGCGCAATGGACTTGATGCGCGGAATAGACACAATGAAGGGCATGGACGAACGCAAAGCGGAAATGTTCGCATGCTGACGCTCGCGCCGCGCGCGCCCGCGCATCCGGCGAGAACGTGGATCGCCGCGCGATGGACCGCGGTGTTCGGCAAGCCGGACGACGTTGGGGCGCGCGCGGGTCGCATCGCGACACTTCTTGGCCGGCGGCACGCCTTCTTTTTTTCGAGTGACGCCGCCGCGCTGTTCTTTCTGCTTCGTGCAAGCGAACGCCCGGCGGGCGCGGCCGTTTTTTCGGCGCTTTGCGTTCCGAACATGATCGCCGCGGCGCGCGTGGCGGGGTTCGCCCCGCGCCTCGCCGACGTTGAGGAGGGCGGACTGTGCCCCGGCGCGCTGAACGTCGCCGCGGAAATGCCCGGCGCGTCGGCGCTCATCGTCGATCATCCGCACGGCCGCCTATGGGATCCCGAGGCGATCGCGTTGGCGCGCGACGCGGGCCTCGTAGTTATCGAGGATGTCCGCGACGCGCTCGGCGCGATGCATCAGGGACGCGCGGCCGGATCGTTCGGCGACGCGCTCGTTTTTGATCTCGAACGCGCCGGCGCGCGCGGGGCGATCGCCGCCCTTGACGACGACGCCTGGGCCGGGCGCCTGGCGGCGATGATGCGCGACGTGCGCCCGGCGGCGCGGATGCGCGACATCCTCGACGTGGGGCTCGGCATGTTGCGCGATCTGTCGCGTTTTGCCGCGATCGACGCCGCCTATCGCCTCACGCTGGCGCGCGCCGTTCCCGCGCGGGCCGGTGTCTTGCCGCCGCCGCCGCATTTTCCGGGCTGGCCGCTTCCGCCAATCGCGTTTTACCGGCAATCGCCCGGCCCGGGCGCCGCGCTTTTGGCCGAGCGATTCATCGAGCGCGAGGCCGGTCTTGCGTTGCGAAGGCGCGTCGCGGGAGTGCAGCTATCGCGCATGCTCGAGGGCGCACCGGGGATCGCGATTCCACCGGTCGCCCCCGGCGAGGAGCCGGCGTATTCCGGATTCCCGATCGTCGCGGACGGCGCCGCCGCGCTGGCCTCGCGCCTTGTCCGCCGGGGCGTCGGCGTGGCGCCGCTATCGCGTGCGCTCGGATCGAAGCTGGCGTTCTTGGGGATGACGCCCGCCGCGCCCCATGCCGAATCGCTCGCGGCGCGGGCGATCGTGTTGCCGCTGCACGCGGGCGTCCCGCCGCATCGGGCCGAGCGCCTGGCGCGCCTTGTCCGCCACGAGGCGGGCGGAATCATGGAAGCGCGCAACAGGGGCGCGAAAAAGCCGTTGACTTTGCCGGAGCGCGGCACGTAACTTCGCCGCGACAAGAGGCGCCGCGCCGGAGGACGGATGACGACAATCGCGAAGACCATCGAACCGCTGCCGGGGATCATCGGCGTCAGCGAGGCGATCGAGAAGGTCATCGGCATCGTTCGCAAGGTTGCGCCTTACAAGAGCACGGTTCTCATCAGCGGCGAATCCGGCACCGGCAAGGAGCTGTTTGCCCGCGCGATCCACGATCTGTCGCCCCGCAAGGATCACCCGCTTGTGGTCGTCAATTGCGGGGCGATCCCGCCGAATCTTCTCGAATCGGAGCTTTTCGGCCACATCAAGGGAAGTTTCACCGGCGCGACCGCGACGCGCGAGGGCCTGTTCGAAAAGGCTCAGCACGGCACGCTGTTTCTGGACGAGATCGGCGAATTGCCGCTCGATTTGCAGGTCAAGCTTCTGCGCGCGATCCAGGAAGAGGAGATCACGCGCGTCGGCGACCGCACGCCGATCAAGCTCGACATCCGCATCATCGCGGCGACCAACCGCTCGTTGCAGGACGAGGTGGAGGCCGGCCGATTCCGCGAGGATCTGCACTATCGCCTGAACGTCGTCGCGCTGCGGATTCCGCCGCTTCGCGACCGCAAGGACGACATGGTCACGCTGGCCGAGCACTTCGTCGAGCTGTTCGCGCGGAAGATGGGCAAGGACGTCCTCGGCCTCGCGCCCGAAGCGGTCGGCATGATCAAGAACTACGACTGGCCCGGCAACGTGCGCGAACTCGAAAACGCCATCGAGCAGACGATCGTGCTGATGGACGACCACAAGGTGATCGAGGGCGTCGATCTGCCGATCTTCCTGGAGCGGCGCGGTTACGAACGGCGAAATCGATTCCGCCAGGAATCGCTCGACAAGAAGCTGTCGATCGCGGAGTACACGCGCGAGTTCATCCTGCGTTTCGAGGATCAGCACACGGAAAAGGATCTCGCCGAATACCTCGGCATCACCACGAAAACACTGTGGGAAAAGCGCAAGACGTGGAACATTCCGCGAAAACGCCGGGGTGTGCACGAGGAAGATTGAGGGTCGCGGAGGGGGACGGAGGGCGTCGCCATTTCGCGCGGCCCCGTGCGTTTGTCAGCGGCCTCATGGACGCGATGGACCGAATGGACATGATGGACGCGGCGCGAAAAACTTTCACGCGCCGATATTCCCGGCCACGCATTTTCGGAGGCATCATGTCGCTTGAGGGCAAAACGGCGTTTGTTTTAGTCGAGAATTTTTACGAGGATCTGGAGGTCTGGTATCCGCTTCTTCGCCTGCGCGAGGCGGGGGCCGAGGTCTTGACCGTCGGACCGAACACCGAAACGGAATACAAGGGCAAATACGGATATCCGATAAAGGCCGATCGCGCCGCGAAAGACGTGAAGGGCACGGACGCGGACATTCTGGTCATACCCGGCGGCTATTCCCCCGACCACATGCGACGGCACGAGGACATGATCCGCGTGGTGCGCGAGGCGGCGGCGGGCGGCAAGGTCGTCGCGTCGATCTGCCACGGCGCGTGGATGCTGGCAAGCGCGAACGCGGTGCGTGGCAAGCGCATGACGTGCTTTTTCGCGATCAAGGACGATGTCATCAACGCCGGCGCCGAGTGGATTGACGAGGAGGTCGTCGTCGACGGCAACCTCGTGACGAGCCGCAAACCCGCGGACCTGCCCGCGTTCTGCCGGGAGATCATCAGGAAATTCGCGTCGTAATCGGGCTGTTTGTCGATCCGCGGATACTTTCCGCACGCCTTGTCATCGTCCGTGCGATGGTCTATCCACGTTGCGCCGAAAAACGCGGCGCGCGACGGGAGACGGCGCGGCGCCAGGAGATCGAGATGCAGAAATACGTGTGCAACGTTTGCGGATACGTCTACGACCCGGAAAAAGGCGACCCCGAGGGCGGTATCGCGCCGGGCACGCCGTTCGAGGACGTGCCCGCGGACTGGTCGTGCCCGCTTTGCGGCGTCGAGCGCGAGATGTTCGAGCCGCTGGATGAGTGACGAATGACGAATTGAATCGCAGGATCGCGATTGAATATAAGGGCACAAAAAACACAAAAGGATCGGATGACAGGAGTCGTCCGATCCTTTTGTGTTTTGATCGCGAGTTACCGGCTGACATCGCCGGAATACGCGCGGCGATGCCGGGGCGGTATCGACCGCGCACTCCGTCGCCCCGCTTCCGCGGCGCGACTTCGTTTGCGGCCCTGACATCGCAGCGGACCTCGCAGCAGACGCGCGGCGATGCCGGGGCGGTATCGACCGCGCACTCCGTCCCGCTCGGAGCGCGACTGCGTTTGCGGTCCTGACATCGCAGCGGACCTCGCAGCAGACGCGCGGCGATGCCGGGCGGTAACAGCCTGCCTTTAGAACTCCGCTTCGATGCAGCTCCGGTCGTCGGCGATGATGCGCGTGGCGAGCGCGTCGACGCGCGGCAGGATATTCCGGGCGAAGAATTTCGCCGTCAGCGTCTTGTTGTAGAGATAACGCGCCTCGTCGTTTTCCTTCGCGAGCGACGCGGCATCCGTGCCCTTGGCCGACGTGAGCGCGGCGAGTTTTTTCTCGGCGATGAGCGCCTGCTCGGTCAAAAGCCGCGCGGAGACGATGTGACCGAACGCCTCGAGGAACGGCGTCGCCGCGAGCACCGGGTGCATCGGGTCGCTTTGGCCTTTTTCCATGAAGCTCATCGCCACGGCGACGAGGCGATCGCGCGCGGCGGCAAGATCGGGAAGGAGCGCGCCGACGCCTGACCCGGCGGTGTTCGTATCGATGAACTCCGCGAGATCCTGGAGGTACGCCATGAACAGCGCCCCGCCGGACTGCGTCAGCTTGCGCCCGACGAGGTCGAGCGCCTGCACGCCGTTGGTGCCTTCGTAGATCGTTCCGATCTTCGCTTCGCGGTAGAGCTGCTCCACGCGATACTCGCGGCAATAGCCGACGCCGCCGAGCACCTGGATCGCCTGCGAGGTCATCTCGATGGAACGATCGGTTGGATACGCCTTGGCGATCGGCGTAAGCAGATCGAGAAACATGCGCGCCTTGCGGGCGACGGTTTCGTCCGGATCGTTCATCGTATCGACGAGCTTCGCGCAGTAATACAAAAGCGCGCGCGCGGCCTCGCCGA encodes:
- a CDS encoding SRPBCC family protein, with product MPGAQRSIEIQATPAACYKVITDFENYPEFLKDVKGTRVIEKDAKNERYVVEFKISVIRDITYVLELVGEKGKSLTWTLMSASGLMKRNDGGWKLEKLGNGVTKATYSADLDLGLLVPKGVVNGIIEKSFPSMLNQFKQRIEGAR
- a CDS encoding site-2 protease family protein, whose amino-acid sequence is MSDPRIDVQVRAPWRTRPGLQLFLFLATLVSVYWATRPGNPLALFATPSSLESFVFACAVMAILLSHELGHYLAGLRHRVPMTLPFFIPVPFAIGTMGAVIRMKSLLGRAPLLDIGAAGPIAGMLVALPLAVAGIALSPVKALPAGANIVLGDSLLFSAIVSVVHGSIPEGSDVYLHPLGLAAWFGFLVTALNLMPAAQLDGGHIMKAAFGKRHAIISRGVFLSLAAWGGLGDLIPGGDARAAVTGAAYVAAAGFLAFAPSSTRRVGRGVLIGLFAAHISVTAYLGVESAGGPWLLWSMLLYLVNLDHPPVSDEGTPMARGRMLVAVLCLVLFVSTFTPVPVSITTS
- a CDS encoding TraR/DksA C4-type zinc finger protein produces the protein MKKNEIEQIREKLMEERQRLVASAMGTLEDVRNVNMDDLNDEVDFATAEQNESLSLRLRDREAVLLAKIDETLDRIRNGDDDFGYCERCGNEIGIQRLLVRPVATLCIRCKEEQEKIEAGYAE
- a CDS encoding DegT/DnrJ/EryC1/StrS family aminotransferase translates to MLTLAPRAPAHPARTWIAARWTAVFGKPDDVGARAGRIATLLGRRHAFFFSSDAAALFFLLRASERPAGAAVFSALCVPNMIAAARVAGFAPRLADVEEGGLCPGALNVAAEMPGASALIVDHPHGRLWDPEAIALARDAGLVVIEDVRDALGAMHQGRAAGSFGDALVFDLERAGARGAIAALDDDAWAGRLAAMMRDVRPAARMRDILDVGLGMLRDLSRFAAIDAAYRLTLARAVPARAGVLPPPPHFPGWPLPPIAFYRQSPGPGAALLAERFIEREAGLALRRRVAGVQLSRMLEGAPGIAIPPVAPGEEPAYSGFPIVADGAAALASRLVRRGVGVAPLSRALGSKLAFLGMTPAAPHAESLAARAIVLPLHAGVPPHRAERLARLVRHEAGGIMEARNRGAKKPLTLPERGT
- a CDS encoding sigma 54-interacting transcriptional regulator, whose translation is MTTIAKTIEPLPGIIGVSEAIEKVIGIVRKVAPYKSTVLISGESGTGKELFARAIHDLSPRKDHPLVVVNCGAIPPNLLESELFGHIKGSFTGATATREGLFEKAQHGTLFLDEIGELPLDLQVKLLRAIQEEEITRVGDRTPIKLDIRIIAATNRSLQDEVEAGRFREDLHYRLNVVALRIPPLRDRKDDMVTLAEHFVELFARKMGKDVLGLAPEAVGMIKNYDWPGNVRELENAIEQTIVLMDDHKVIEGVDLPIFLERRGYERRNRFRQESLDKKLSIAEYTREFILRFEDQHTEKDLAEYLGITTKTLWEKRKTWNIPRKRRGVHEED
- a CDS encoding type 1 glutamine amidotransferase, producing the protein MSLEGKTAFVLVENFYEDLEVWYPLLRLREAGAEVLTVGPNTETEYKGKYGYPIKADRAAKDVKGTDADILVIPGGYSPDHMRRHEDMIRVVREAAAGGKVVASICHGAWMLASANAVRGKRMTCFFAIKDDVINAGAEWIDEEVVVDGNLVTSRKPADLPAFCREIIRKFAS
- a CDS encoding rubredoxin, whose protein sequence is MQKYVCNVCGYVYDPEKGDPEGGIAPGTPFEDVPADWSCPLCGVEREMFEPLDE